aaaattaacattgtaaatacaaaattatatttttcagTTCTCTTAGAAAATATTTTCAGAAAATTACTAATTTTCCACGAGGCAACAATTATTTTGAAAACAAAACATATGGAAACTATAGGAtatagaggaaaaaaaaaatcccttgACTGTTTTCCATTGGCATCCTACTTCAAATATTTTGTACACGTTTCCCATACCCATCAGCCTCGCCTGTTTCTATATTCGCTATCCCACGCTTGCTATTTTCGTAATTGTTCAATAATGAACCACTGTTGCTAAAGAAGTTCTCTGAAgtaccccaaaaaaaaaaaaaattaaagttttgcagCCAATTTAGACAAAGGGAAAACATGGAGTGCCAATAACAAAGCTCATCTTCGTCCCTCCATGACTTATTTTTTAGCCTTTGTTCTCTAGCAACTAAACCGGTTGTTGTGTTTGTGCCTTTATTGGACTGCAATGGACCCTATAGGTGATGCTTATTGACTAATTCTAACTTTTATCAAACCAAAGAAGATAATATTATAGATTTTTTTTCTATGGTCAATGCTCGTGCTTGATGACTGCTTTGCTACATGACAGCGTTGTCAAAGGGTGTGAATTACAACTCTCTAGAGGAGTTtacaatcttaattatatatttctgCATAAAGTGTTGATACAACAGTACAAGTTATATAAAACTAGCTACAGTATTAATCCCTAGTTGTTTTGtttgctgattttttttttttctcataatgAAAATCGTTTGAATACTGTAGCAAACTGCTTGTGCTTCGCCACTTCTGTTGAAGCTATTTACAATGTACAAGAGCTTTTAATCATAGATAGAGCCTTTAAAAGGGATAGCTTGATTAAGACCTTAGGAAAGAATTTCTAAAACAAATAGCAAGCATAACAAAAATAGTCCTCTTTATTTCAATATTTCATTTGCTTTACACTTGTGTTTTTGTTTATTTCCCAGTTTGGTGTTTATTAATTACTTCTTTCCACTCTCTATGCAGAGCCCATAAACCCATATAAATTTTCTAATATCATTCATCCATCTTATTTAGAACAGTTGCAACACTTCAAATATTTGCAGCTTTTGCTCTCTTCAATCTGTATGATGCCTGAACTACAAGTAATCAAAGGTTGTTTCTCTCTGTGGTGTCCGGTAGGATTTATATTAACTTGAGAAAACCTTGTATTATAGTTCTACAATTCACTCACTGGCAACAAGAAACACCTTAAGCATAACAGAAGCTTCAGTTCTTCGGTGAAACAAAGATCAGACAGGAAATCAATCTTGAACAAAAATTATCGTGACAAATAGATTATCAATTGTATTTTTTTACACACTCATAAAGAAGGAAATAAATACAAAGAGAGCAATTAGAGAGACTTTGTCTCCCTTGCTTATGTTCTCAGTTTTCACACTCTAATAGAATGGTGTGGCAATCATTGTCAAATAATTGAACTGAAAGAAACAAAGagattaaaaaatgaaaataaatctttCTGGTAAAACTATCTCTGCTACGGTTGCTGTAGCTTTCGAAGATGCTCCAACAATGAAGTGGCCTTCCGCTTGGCCCTTTCTGTTCCACTTTTAGCAAGCTCCATCAAAGGTATGATAGCACCAAGCCTACTTATACAGGCAAGATTCTCAGGATCTCTCTTGCACAAGGAAAGCAAAATGGCTGCCGCATTCTCTTTGTTGCGGGGCTGACCTGTTCTCAACAGATCAATGAGAACAGGTATAGTGCTAGCCTTAACTATAGCAACCTTAGCATCTTGGTTGCTAGCTAAAACAGAAAGAATGGTCAGAGCCTCATCAGCCATGAAATTTCTTGAATCTGTAAGCATCTTTAATAATGCTGGAATAATTCCAGCCCTCACGGCCCTGCCCTTGTTCCCTTGATAAATGCACAGATTAAACAAGGCTGTTGCAGCATCTTTCTTCCCTCTAGGGCTTCCATTTTCAAGCAATTCTACCAAAGCAGGGATAGCCCCTGATGCACCAATTATTATTTTGTTCTCATCCCCAAGTGACAAGCTAAAAATTGTAGCTGCTGCATTCTCTCTTGCTTCAACACTTCCAGCTCTGAGAATTTGGACAATTGAAGGAATAGCACCAGCAAGCATTATTAGTCCCTTGTTATTTTCATATATGGAGAGGTTAAGAATGGCAGTAACCGCATTTTCTTGTATTGACACATCTTCAGTAGTTAAAAGGTTCACCAGAACAGGAATAGCTCCAGCTTCTGCTATTAGTATCCTGTTATCTGTGCTTCTTTTGGATAGTGACCGGATCTCAGATACAGCAGCTCTGCGTTCCTCAACAGATCTGCTTGAGAGTTTGCGAACAAGTGCCTGGATGGCTGCTATATCACCACTTACATCACGAAAAGATCCATCGCTCTTTTTTATCCTCCCATTTGCTACCCCTGTTGGCTGCTCAATGTTGTGCTCTGCACACCACTGAGTTATTAGACTTCTCAAAACATAATTGGGAGTCAGCGTCAAATGTTCAAGATTCTGCTGGGTTTTTGGACATGTTGCATTCCCAGTGTCAATCCATCTTTGAATATAAGACCTCTCATAAGTCTGGAGAATACAAGAGATAAGTCAGAAGACAAGCAGAATAAAGGTGAATGAAATTAAAGATTTTAaagcaaaatttatttaaaacataTAGGTctacattaaattaaaaattgaggTTTGAGATAGCAAAATATACCTGTCCTGTGGCCACAATAACAGGATCCCTCATTAGTTCCAAGGATATAGGGCACAGAAAATCATCAGGGATTGTGGGTGCATCAGGCTTTTTTAAGTCTTCCGTATTCTTGATAGCCAAATTATTTTTCTTGCTGCCATCATCTTCATTTGATTCACTCGTGATGTGATCTGCAGCATGGCTTTTTGATCCACGACTTCCTGAAACAGTGTCCAGCCTTTCTGTAGCTTCATGGTTGATACTAGCACTTTTCTCATTAACTCCACATCTGGTTAACCTGTTCCCCTTCTGTACTTGGTCAACTTCTTTGTCCATTGACTCAGCTAAGGCAAAAGAAATCATTCGTGAATTCATTGACCCATATCTTTCTGTGGCTCTTTGCAACTGTGATCTCACCAATGCAACCTGGTAAAAGTAAGAACGTTAATGTTGAGCTCCATGATGACCATGGATCTACAAATTCTTCAATGCGCACCTGTTCATATACTTCCTCTGAGATGTCAAACTGATCAAATGGTATGTTAGCCAAAGCCTTTTCTAGTTTCCATGTCACGCATTGGAATTGGAAGGCAATTTTCTTGGTGGCTCCATCCTTAAATCAATAGATAGCAAAATTCAGAGAGGTACCTATACATTTTTAAGAGAATGTGCATAACCACAACAGAATTTCAGTTATAGAATGAAACCTAGACCCAAACAAGAAAACTTTCCTCTCCAAATGATCATCATCAACAAATGGAATAGGATTTGTTGTCCAAAACGCAGTGATACCAATATAAATCAGAAGATCTTATGACCAAATAATGATAGGtaatgcttaaaaaaaaaaaccgatCCAGTCATTTGATTGTAAAAGCAGTTTGATATCCCACTCCCTTCAACAATTGACATTTAACAATATCAATTAGTATTCTTTGATTCAGTGAGCTAGATACAAATAGatcaaaagattaaaaaaaaaaaataaaggtacAAATAATGCTTGCATAACAGGATAATTTTACAAAACAATAACAATAAACAGCAAAATGTGCATTGAAGCTATTACCTGAGAGTAAACTGCTGGAAAACCCAAACAACAGTACATTTCAAGTTAAGCGAAAACTAGAAATATTTCAACTAAAGCGACTCCTAAAacactaaattataatttcataagCAGCTAAATTTCAGGaactaattttactaaaattCCACTACAAATTTATGCAAATGCCACATTCTTTTGCGGTTGCTAAGCTAAACTTACAGAATTATTGGTTAGTGAGAAATCGAAAGCAACCGACAGGAGACGCTTAGCAGCCTGGAGAGCCCCCACTAGATCGGAGTACCAATTCCCAGAAGACGAAGAAGAAGAATTAGAAGCATCTAAGGGTCCAGATTCGCCCTTGTAGTCCACAATCTCCTCGAGGAAATACGTGAGCAGAGATATCCTCCGCAGCAGATCCGTGCAATCCTTTCTAAACACCAAATCACGGTCGTTGGTAGTAGTCCCACAGGCATTTCCAGGGGACATTCCGACAATCTCCCCGACGAGATTGAGGAGAAATGCGGCAGGAGCAAGGTGACCTCGACCGGCACGGCCTTCCATCGGGATGTGGAGGGCCGGCGATGACGATGGTGACGGTGGTTGATATGGAGCAATGTGTGTTCCTCCAGAGCCAGAGCCTgagagtctctctctctctctctctctctctctccggtTAGTGTAATGGTGATACTTGGGGCGTTTTAACCCTCCTTAGATGGGTGACATGTCCGAAGCTAGTAAATtggattttgataattttatttcccacagagagagagagagagagagcgagagaTTCGCGGGACGAAGCTGTATCGTGTTGTGTAAGAAAGAGAGAGGGGGGGATACAGTTGGAATCCGGATATTGTGAATTgtagataaattataaaatatatatatattttttaaaatatagaaagtAGAATTTATATTATTGTGAATATATAtggaatatatttaataattttctgtaaattataaatgattaaaaaaaattaatgttattaaaaaatgtataatttaataattaaaaatgattacataacattatttattattttagttttgtaatttttatataattcgcAAATGGTAAAGCATTGGGTCATTGTATTACTTGGTTAGATCTTGAAGGCATATGAGCTATGAAGCAAAGGCgggtaaattaattatatttggaCTAGACAACTTCAAAGAAAAGTTCATAGGATTGTTGACTTCAGTACGACAATGGTGCAATAATTGACAAAGTATgttttaaaattactaattaagtaCCTTTAGGCCCAAaacattgaaaagaaaaaaagaaaattgggGAATAAATGCAAAATGTCAATAGTATGTGTTGTTTGCATGAGAGAATAGGTTGGAAAGATGATGGATTTTATTAGTAATGCGTTGACAAGTGATGCTTAAGAATTCGGTGGTAATGAAGAAATATATTGGATAGGCTCCTTTTTTCAAGCTCCAAAATAAAGAAtgaatcttcttttcaagacaCCAAATGATTAAATTTTCCACTGCAAACCCAAAAAGTTATGTTCTTTGGTTGAtgagctagctagctagctagcacCCAATAATATTAAGAtcacttctttctttttcttttcatgcaCCCAACATGGGTACAAGAATTTTCTAACCATTGAAAATGGAAAAGAATAGGATTTTCATTAGAGGATCATTTTTGTAATTGTTAAGGTCTAgaatatttttaattgatttagttattttagaaatttaatatatatatatatatatatatatacaaaaaattaagatctcaaattttaattatcaatttaTCAATAATAGGTCATAGTGATTTTGCTCTTTAACTAAATGGAAATTACaagagttttaatatttaaaaatgacATTATtgtaaaagaaaaaatttaaaaaaggtaaaacaaaatttattaaaatatataaaataataaaaatctgaaACCACTCATTTCAATTCCTCATCGATTTCTGTATAATAATCTATATCTATATAAAGTAGGAAAATATTCCAATAGAATactatgtgattttttttttaaacttataatgcgtatatttttataaataactattttttatactaattattatttaattttttatttttttttaattattattatttatattacttccttaacatttatgatttaaattattatttttttaatttaatttttaaaaatgaagacattttataattaaatgcaatatttaaaaattatttatttttttaataaattcatcTATGTAAATATTATTTGCCATATGCTACATtccatgataataataataacaataataataatttaaaataaaaaataatttaaaagattataataacaataataataaaaggttatTGATGGCtactaatttaaagaaaattgaccagtaatttgtgatctcataatcaattatcatataatttaattaattttagattatttaatatattaaataaatatttttattgtattgttatgttttctattatttttattatgaaatttttattaaacaaATTTGAGTGGCAAAAAGTAtagtatatataaaaaattataaaaataagctATAAAAGTTTAACTTATTTATAGCTAAtatgtattatttttatttaatttttttatttgacttttttagaattaattaatacttattattatcattatgatCAAATTTAAGGCCATCGAATTGAAATGGTCAAATAAATGGAAAACATTCtactattataaaaattgaatttaaatatttttcttacaatttttcaattaaataatatttaattataaaattaaattcttattCAAATTATTTTCATTTGTTTGTGTATATATAATATGTCATATGAGATATTTGATGTGTACAAGTATTATCCTTTTACcaagtatttttattttacttaaatgctctcaacttttttttatttgtcctatttttttattatttcttttaaaaattattaactatcattctcaaattttatttatttaaatatatttgagtaatatttatttaattattattattttttataattttcttctttaatatttcttaaacttgttaatattttattttattataattgtaCATCAAATGCGAGTATAACAAATATTtcattatccatattttattatcattaattttaacagaattattttaaaattttaattaaatattaatattttatgtagaaattatctctaaaattttaaaaatagattataaatataattacatcgaaaatttagctataaataaatattatttaaaaaaattaaaattacaatattaAAGTTATAAGATCTAtctttttgaaaaataaaatgtatttttaatatttattatattaataaaaaataataatattttaaaattttaatttttataaaatatatttattttatatcataaatttatataaagcCATAACCATTTTTTAAAAGAAtatatcagattaataaaaaaatttacactttacaaaaatttaaagatataatattttttaaaaaataatataataaaatgttttttttaattaataataatgttttatattttcattattattaaaattaaataattcaattcattattagtaatttaatatatttttattatattaataataaaaatattatatttatatattttaaagtaatattattttctcattaatctaatatattttttataatctaCAAAAATAAATagctatttatataaaatataagataaaatataaaaatttcataaaatttaaattattttttaaataaagtaattttattacattttaaacataataatcataaaaactaatattaacatatatatataaaaagaacttaatagatattttaattaattacataataaattaattaaaaatttattattataataagtaaaaatttatttaaattaaattaaataaagaaaagctttagttgaaaattaatttaataattataatttatctttatttaaaataaaattaaaaattaaattaaaaaataaaaattataaattatttatacatAATGCCGACATTATACTAGTTAAGGACAAAGTAATTAGATTAAAGTATAGAATTGTTGACGTGTTAATCAAAAAATGATGTATAGGAATTGGGAAATGGGTGGTGGTTTTCTTGTTAAAGTGTGGGATCCACACTTAGTAACGAGAATATGGAAAGTAACATGCGTGGGTGGAGAGCGTTTGGTGATGTAGACAGTGACACGGCATTTGCTATCGTTACAGCTAAttatatctttaatttttttgatCCGTTGGGATTATGCCGTTGGACCTTTcttattcttattttttttttactaaaattatatataaaattatatattttatttttgctaAGTCACATCTTTGGTAAGGCTAGCCAATGTTCTTCGTGGAAACTTGAGCAAATATGTGGTGGTCAAGCATTGCATGTGAAGAATGGTAAGCGTAGCTACACATACGCTCAAGTTGGACAACTTTGAAATGTCTAGAAATGTTTGGATTTATTATGTAATTTAGTGTATAATCAATTTCAAATATCAAATGAATGTTAAgtagaaataatttaatttaagaaatCTATAGTTTGGTTCATCCGTCAAATGTGTAGAAAGTCTTGTGGAGTTTATCGAAGAAGGCAATGCAAATTGCAGTCCTTAATTCCATGGACTTAATTCtccaaaattttgattaattgatAATTGTGGGTTAATCCCAAAAAGCAATACATCGCATTCCATTGCTACACACACATGTATGTGCTCCATGGGCTTTTTGGGCTTAAAGCTAAAgtgtaaattttaatgaacaaatAAATTGAAGAATGGGCCACAGTTGCTGACTTGACATAACCTTATGTAACGGCCCATTCAATAATATGGGTAATGGGCTCATCAAAAATACTATAAAACAAGTCATATGATGGGTCATATAAAaacaatgatatataaaatattcCTAGGGTTTTGTTTTTTGGATTAATTCTCACGGTTAACccatgtgaatttgttaaggtattttgtaattaaatatagtatttaaaaattattttttttataaatttatttatataaaatattatttatcatatgtcatctttaataataataataataataataataataaaggttattaatgattattaatttaatgaaaattgactattaattTGTGATATAATAttcattattatataatttaattaatcttaaattatttcatatatttaataaatatttttattatattgttatgttttttattatttttattatgaaatttttattaaataaatttgagtagtaaaaattttagtctatataaaaagttataaaaataaattatagagatttaatttatttatagttcgtatgtattatttttatttaatattctttttatttcacttttttaAGATTAgttaatacttattattattattattatcattgtaGCCAACTTATGGCCATTAAATTGAAACAACCAagtaaatgaaaaatattttactgttataaaaattgaatttgaattttttttatagtttttcaattaaataatatttaattatataattaaatttttatttaaataatttttatttatttatctatacaTAGCATGAAATATTTGATATACATCAAGTATTATCCTttcactaagtatttttatttcacttaaaGGCTCTTAAATCTTTTtttgatttattatatttttttattatttttttcaaaagttattaactattattttcaaaatttatttatttaaatatatttaattaatatttatttaattattaatttttttaataattttcttctttaatatttcttaaacgtgttaatattttattttattataattgtaTATTGAATgcgattataaaaaatattttgattatctatattttattatcattaattttcaacataattattttcaatgtttaattaaatatcaatattttatgcataaattatttcTAGAATTTCAAAGATAGATTACAAATATGATTAAATCGAGAATTTATCTATAAGTAAAgattattaacaaaaaaaattaaaattacaatatcaaaattatagactctatcttttaaaaaataatatgtatttttaatatttattatattaatagaaaataataattttttaaattttaatttttatgaaatgcacttattttatatcataaatttatataaagcTATAACCATTTTTATAAATGTCACGACTCAAATTCTAGGCCAGACCAGCACTaagacttgggtcagcataaagCCCCTAAAGCCtgtaataagcctaactattcataaCTCAACTATGAGGCCCATCACTGTAGTctaatttgaaaaaaataaacGGACAGAGTCTGGCCGTAATTGGACTATCCAACGGGAAGTCTTTAGCTCACCCGATCTGTaaatacaaaatatatcaaattggGGAGCTTAGCTTACCCTTACTATCCTCGATTAATCAAAAATTAATCAAACGGGAGCCCAGCTCCCTTATCCGTAGATCATTCCATCTTAGATGCTATACATAGTCACATACATAATATTACAACCCCAAAGTTTAGTTATTTCAAGCCCAAATAAATATTACATTATCGATACGTGCAGAGCTCTAGAATGAagataaagaaaaagaagaatacTATAGAACTTCTTTGACTGAACCTGCAAGAAAGAATACAGGTTATACTAAAAAATGGATCATTCTGTAGCCTAAAAAAGTAACGAGAACAGAAGTGAGTGTTTGacttatagagtaagatattgattttaaatataatttttataactatttaATGCTAATGTATCCCTAAGTATGAAATGCAACATATACAAACATATtcaactaaattcaaacaatactcgcacaaaagataatttagagcACTTATACACTCATGTGTCACatcaattacatatatatatatatatatatatatatatatatatatatatatatatatatatatatatatatatatatgggagctaatcccatatacagctctcttaattccaacctctgccagtgagatTAACTCGAGcagaactttctcttaataattcaaatgcgagagtcaacgagatcaactcaaaattGTACTCACCCTAACTTATCATAAAAAGGACCGGGCCCCAAGAGAGACTAGCTGAAGTCGATTTGCCTGTTCTACCCATATCCAGTACCACACctcacgcacgccaacacacgcacacagctccaaattaccgtAAGGTGACACCCACatcaattttattaaataataatgcaATACAAAGCGTGCCTATAATagttatatacatataattataagtgaatgtatgagcatgccttgtatgtataataatattgaaattataaataaaattaatatttactcacAGTACATCGGAGACTATTGTGGCTGTTGGGTGGAGGATGATGGCCAACTCtgctcacctaaacaattatattaatgaatttattagtactaactcaGATCAAGAACTTAAAGAGGCAAAATATATcataatttatgccgaaaatctaATAAAGTTTTCTCtgtatctaggacctacccaacctataaAATAGTTCAAATCACACTTCTCAAATCACAAGTCTTAAATCCACAACTCAACAACATCACATAGCCTCTCCTAAGCCCTCCAAACTAGACAAAAGTCACGAAATTAGACAATTCAGTTATAAggcttaaaactaatatttttcaaaaattatccaaattaaattaaaaaattctataaactcgctctgcagtccttaacaatattataacactattgcaaaaggaattataatttttttactactcacgaatattttatgaattttattctaaatctagTATTAGGCAAAAATGAACAACTTagagttcaggtttacctatgtcgAATCTGACACCTGAAATGCATCTAAAACATTTGAAAACGCTAGGATCGGCTGTAATATTGACTATGTTCCGAGAcgggctgtaacacccctaatttttaaatttattatttttgggtaaatattaatattttattttatttgaattttaggaaattatttgaaattttttggattttagaaattgagttcgattttctgaaaatataaactttgatgatttttaaaaattaatttaaagatcacgtggcaaaactaaaaatatatttagagtctacgcatttttctgagttttctgaaattttttcggaatttttggacctcgttttcagtcccaaggcagagtaaaaaatttaaaattttgtattctgaatcgaaccggccaaaTCAAACAGGActagatcggaccggtcgaatcggaccggcttcttcctttttcttcctccccgcGAGCGTCCCgacccctctctctttctctcccattttctctctcctccctcctccccttgccgcatcgccgcctccccagccaccTTCCCTCACCGGCAAAAGGCGCACAAAGCGACGCGACGCGCAAGCGCGCtgcttcgtcttcccggccgaaattcgaccgatccggccaccaatcggatcgaGTTTTATGTCTAAAtctatctactcgtcgagagctttccatagacaccaagaacaccgaaatccattgagcggtttgtccaatttttacccgggaagttttagcctattttgacttttgggctagatttctcgcaaaccgtaaaccccacaagaaaaccgagagtaccatagCGCTCCACTggttgagagcttcgcggcgatataaatttcaaatttttccgatactgtttttcggtgggtcccacggaagttcgtagtgtttttccaagcattaaatgagcttagaaaatttcgtaaaatttatgtactaacccccgtgttgtgggcttcatgtaggtatcttcaattcacggaaattcgatagttgttcgggtctgtgaatttccggccagacagaccgattaccagaaaagtctccgaattggatcgaggttttggctaccccaccattgtcagacatctcGAGCGCGTCcacgaagtcagaatcggcataggtaaacctgaaccttactttttcgtaattttctagtgcttaaatgagattaaaaattcgtaaaatattcgtggtagctcagaaaattatgattctttttgcattagcttagtaatattgctaaggaccgcaggacaaagttttagaatttttagagttcatttgggtagtttttgaaaaaagagtcaa
The Hevea brasiliensis isolate MT/VB/25A 57/8 chromosome 18, ASM3005281v1, whole genome shotgun sequence genome window above contains:
- the LOC110650206 gene encoding U-box domain-containing protein 11, whose translation is MEGRAGRGHLAPAAFLLNLVGEIVGMSPGNACGTTTNDRDLVFRKDCTDLLRRISLLTYFLEEIVDYKGESGPLDASNSSSSSSGNWYSDLVGALQAAKRLLSVAFDFSLTNNSDGATKKIAFQFQCVTWKLEKALANIPFDQFDISEEVYEQVALVRSQLQRATERYGSMNSRMISFALAESMDKEVDQVQKGNRLTRCGVNEKSASINHEATERLDTVSGSRGSKSHAADHITSESNEDDGSKKNNLAIKNTEDLKKPDAPTIPDDFLCPISLELMRDPVIVATGQTYERSYIQRWIDTGNATCPKTQQNLEHLTLTPNYVLRSLITQWCAEHNIEQPTGVANGRIKKSDGSFRDVSGDIAAIQALVRKLSSRSVEERRAAVSEIRSLSKRSTDNRILIAEAGAIPVLVNLLTTEDVSIQENAVTAILNLSIYENNKGLIMLAGAIPSIVQILRAGSVEARENAAATIFSLSLGDENKIIIGASGAIPALVELLENGSPRGKKDAATALFNLCIYQGNKGRAVRAGIIPALLKMLTDSRNFMADEALTILSVLASNQDAKVAIVKASTIPVLIDLLRTGQPRNKENAAAILLSLCKRDPENLACISRLGAIIPLMELAKSGTERAKRKATSLLEHLRKLQQP